One Streptomyces sp. SAI-135 DNA segment encodes these proteins:
- a CDS encoding extracellular solute-binding protein, which translates to MTPNAASPSSGPSGPSRRSFLASTAVATAAVAGGMPLLAACGGSDSGEREGTTSGKAADKLLPAFVASTVANPDLPSKNGSAAGYTGKVDLAALQASVPEKLGTGAPFKIMSPFWGSPPKADCAYYTALDAAAGTKITWQNQDGNTYGQKLGAVLASSSIPDMVVVPSWELVGKIANAVTAKFMDLGPYLAGDKIKKYPNLAAIPSDAWRMGIFGGALRGIPMPTATASGIAPLYRKDVFDEKGYAVPKSADEFMSWAKDATSAKAKVWACDGNLTWSAWSFFGVRGSGPIGWDMGSDGKLTYRIEQPEYLEALEWVRKVFDAGLVHPDDKARSGDAGQRFTAGQILVWNTNIADWYGKVSEQAQSNPDLKIEAMDLFGADGGNPKLYASSPASIWSLIRKGASKTTVENALAAANFAAAPYGTKERMLVDYGVEGTHYTVKDGVPVKNDLGNSEVINAWVMLAAPAAYYAHPDFPEVARKQVEWQQRMGAFMKKTSTFGMNIVEPTRYANLSSQFEQLEIDYVRGNRKLSDVQAAISTWKSSGGDKLRDWYKQLLDKNGSGA; encoded by the coding sequence ATGACGCCGAACGCCGCTTCCCCCTCCTCCGGTCCTTCCGGGCCCAGTCGGAGAAGTTTCCTCGCCTCGACGGCGGTCGCCACCGCCGCGGTGGCGGGCGGGATGCCGCTGCTTGCCGCCTGTGGCGGCTCGGACAGCGGAGAGCGCGAAGGAACCACGTCGGGCAAGGCCGCGGACAAGCTGCTCCCGGCGTTCGTCGCCAGCACGGTCGCGAACCCGGACCTGCCCTCCAAGAACGGCTCGGCCGCCGGGTACACCGGCAAGGTCGACCTCGCCGCTCTCCAGGCCTCGGTCCCGGAGAAGCTCGGCACGGGCGCCCCCTTCAAGATCATGTCCCCGTTCTGGGGCTCCCCGCCGAAGGCCGACTGCGCCTACTACACGGCACTCGACGCGGCGGCGGGCACCAAGATCACCTGGCAGAACCAGGACGGCAACACCTACGGCCAGAAGCTCGGCGCCGTCCTCGCCTCCAGCTCCATACCGGACATGGTCGTCGTGCCGAGCTGGGAACTGGTCGGCAAGATCGCGAACGCCGTCACCGCGAAGTTCATGGACCTCGGCCCCTACCTCGCGGGCGACAAGATCAAGAAGTACCCGAACCTGGCCGCGATCCCCTCCGACGCCTGGCGCATGGGCATCTTCGGCGGGGCACTGCGCGGCATCCCGATGCCCACCGCCACCGCGAGCGGGATCGCGCCCTTGTACCGAAAGGACGTCTTCGACGAGAAGGGCTACGCGGTACCCAAGTCGGCCGACGAGTTCATGAGCTGGGCCAAGGACGCCACCAGCGCCAAGGCCAAGGTGTGGGCCTGCGACGGCAACCTGACCTGGTCGGCGTGGAGCTTCTTCGGCGTCCGCGGCTCCGGGCCGATCGGCTGGGACATGGGCTCCGACGGCAAGCTGACGTACCGCATCGAGCAGCCCGAGTACCTCGAGGCCCTGGAGTGGGTCCGCAAGGTGTTCGACGCGGGTCTGGTCCACCCCGACGACAAGGCACGCTCGGGCGACGCCGGCCAGCGCTTCACCGCCGGGCAGATCCTGGTCTGGAACACCAACATCGCCGACTGGTACGGGAAGGTCTCCGAACAGGCCCAGTCCAACCCGGACCTGAAGATCGAGGCCATGGACCTCTTCGGCGCGGACGGCGGCAATCCGAAGCTGTACGCCTCCTCGCCCGCCTCCATCTGGTCGCTGATCCGCAAGGGCGCCTCGAAGACGACCGTCGAGAACGCGCTGGCCGCCGCCAACTTCGCGGCCGCGCCCTACGGCACCAAGGAGCGGATGCTCGTCGACTACGGCGTCGAGGGCACCCACTACACGGTCAAGGACGGCGTCCCGGTCAAGAACGACCTCGGCAACTCCGAGGTCATCAACGCCTGGGTGATGCTGGCCGCGCCGGCCGCCTACTACGCCCACCCCGACTTCCCCGAGGTCGCCCGCAAGCAGGTCGAGTGGCAGCAGCGGATGGGCGCCTTCATGAAGAAGACGTCCACCTTCGGCATGAACATCGTCGAGCCGACCCGCTACGCCAACCTCTCCAGCCAGTTCGAGCAGCTGGAGATCGACTACGTGCGCGGCAACCGCAAGCTCTCCGACGTCCAGGCCGCCATCTCCACCTGGAAGTCCTCCGGCGGCGACAAGCTGCGCGACTGGTACAAGCAGCTCCTCGACAAGAACGGCAGCGGCGCCTGA
- a CDS encoding ABC transporter permease subunit, with the protein MSLAAGSRPDGTRPPAAVEEPAAAVTTAVAASAKGRAPRKAARAGRVPFRVRLRRDRTLILMTLPVILLLLLFNYVPLLGNVVAFQDYDPYISSNGITAIFHSPWVGVEQFSRMVDDPLFWDATKNTIVLFVLQLVLFFPIPIALALLINSVIRPRVRAVAQAIMYLPHFFSWVLVVTVFQQILGGAGIIAQTLEDHGWSGFDLMTDAGLFKYLVTAQAVWKDAGWGIIVFLAALAAVSTDLYEAAAMDGAGRWRRMWHVTLPALRPVIALLLVLRVGDALSVGFEQFLLQRDAVGVGASEVLDTYVWNMGIQNGDFSYAAAVGLVKGVIGVCLVLAANKFAHLLGEQGVYQK; encoded by the coding sequence ATGTCCCTCGCGGCCGGGAGCCGGCCCGACGGGACCCGTCCCCCCGCGGCCGTCGAGGAACCGGCGGCCGCGGTCACCACCGCGGTGGCGGCTTCGGCGAAGGGGCGGGCGCCGCGCAAGGCGGCCAGGGCGGGCCGGGTTCCCTTCCGGGTCCGGCTGCGGCGCGACCGCACGCTCATCCTGATGACGCTGCCCGTGATCCTCCTGCTCCTGCTCTTCAACTACGTCCCGCTGCTGGGCAACGTCGTCGCCTTCCAGGACTACGACCCCTACATCTCCAGCAACGGCATCACCGCGATCTTCCACAGCCCCTGGGTCGGGGTGGAGCAGTTCTCGCGGATGGTCGACGACCCGCTGTTCTGGGACGCCACCAAGAACACCATCGTGCTGTTCGTGCTCCAGCTGGTGCTGTTCTTCCCGATCCCCATCGCCCTCGCGCTGCTCATCAACAGCGTGATCCGGCCGCGGGTCCGGGCCGTGGCACAGGCGATCATGTACCTGCCGCACTTCTTCTCGTGGGTGCTCGTCGTCACCGTGTTCCAGCAGATCCTCGGCGGCGCGGGCATCATCGCCCAGACCCTGGAGGACCACGGCTGGAGCGGCTTCGACCTGATGACCGACGCGGGCCTGTTCAAGTACCTGGTCACCGCGCAGGCCGTCTGGAAGGACGCCGGCTGGGGGATCATCGTCTTCCTCGCCGCGCTGGCCGCCGTCAGCACCGACCTGTACGAGGCCGCCGCCATGGACGGCGCCGGACGCTGGCGTCGCATGTGGCACGTGACGCTGCCCGCGCTGCGCCCGGTGATCGCGCTGCTGCTGGTGCTGAGGGTGGGCGACGCGCTGAGCGTGGGCTTCGAGCAGTTCCTGCTCCAGCGGGACGCGGTCGGTGTGGGGGCCAGCGAGGTCCTCGACACCTACGTGTGGAACATGGGTATCCAGAACGGCGACTTCAGCTACGCGGCCGCGGTCGGCCTCGTCAAGGGAGTCATCGGAGTGTGTCTCGTCCTGGCCGCGAACAAGTTCGCGCATCTGCTGGGCGAGCAGGGGGTGTACCAGAAGTGA
- a CDS encoding carbohydrate ABC transporter permease yields the protein MSLNTQLVRSLKAPPRPAWEEEPSRAGLTAKGGLLLLCCLGVLGPLWIVIVTSLSPKPVIDRVGGLVVIPQGITFVNYTELLSGGQVSRAIMVSVGVTLVGTLFSMAVSVLAAYGLSRPGSLGHRFFLMTMMATMFFGAGLIPTYLLVQSLGLTDTYLSLILPSAVSVFNILVLRAFFMGISPELTESARIDGAGDLRILLTIIMPLSRAVLAVISLFYAVGYWSAWFNASIYLSDQDMMPLQNVLIQLVQKHTEAPTGLQQAVRTGQLSALGLQMAVMVLALIPVAVASPFVQRHFKKGMLTGAVKG from the coding sequence GTGAGCCTCAACACGCAGCTCGTCCGCAGCCTCAAGGCTCCTCCCCGGCCCGCGTGGGAGGAGGAGCCCAGCAGGGCGGGACTCACGGCGAAGGGCGGCCTGCTGCTCCTGTGCTGCCTGGGCGTGCTCGGTCCGCTGTGGATCGTGATCGTCACCAGCCTCTCCCCGAAACCGGTGATCGACCGGGTCGGCGGCCTCGTCGTGATCCCGCAGGGCATCACCTTCGTCAACTACACGGAGTTGCTCAGCGGCGGCCAGGTGAGCCGGGCGATCATGGTCTCGGTCGGGGTGACCCTCGTCGGCACGCTCTTCTCGATGGCGGTGTCGGTGCTGGCGGCCTACGGCCTGTCGCGGCCGGGGAGCCTCGGGCACCGGTTCTTCCTGATGACCATGATGGCGACGATGTTCTTCGGGGCCGGCCTGATTCCGACCTACCTGCTGGTGCAGTCGCTCGGTCTGACGGACACCTATCTGTCCCTGATCCTGCCGAGTGCCGTCAGCGTCTTCAACATCCTGGTGCTGCGGGCCTTCTTCATGGGCATCTCGCCCGAACTGACCGAGTCGGCGCGCATCGACGGGGCCGGTGACCTGCGGATCCTGCTGACCATCATCATGCCGCTGTCCCGGGCCGTGCTGGCCGTCATCTCCCTGTTCTACGCGGTGGGTTACTGGAGCGCCTGGTTCAACGCGTCGATCTATCTGAGCGACCAGGACATGATGCCGCTGCAGAACGTGCTCATCCAGCTGGTGCAGAAGCACACGGAGGCCCCCACGGGGTTGCAGCAGGCGGTGCGGACGGGGCAGTTGTCGGCGCTGGGGTTGCAGATGGCCGTCATGGTGCTGGCGTTGATCCCCGTGGCGGTGGCTTCTCCGTTCGTGCAGCGGCATTTCAAGAAGGGGATGCTGACGGGCGCGGTCAAGGGCTGA
- a CDS encoding sialidase family protein yields MRASGPSRRAVLSATAAAAAVTVVPAFPAVAVAAGSAAPSYRWRQVVIGGTGFVTGVLFHPSVRGLAYARTDIGGAYRWDDRSARWIPLNDDLGWDDWNLLGVEAMAVDPAHPDRVYLALGTYAQPWAGNGAVLRSENRGATWARTDLAVKLGGNEDGRGTGERLLVDPRDGDTLWLGTRHDGLLKSTDRGATWAAASGFPGTPSGSGQGVTLLVAAGRVLYAGWGDSDGTSANLYRTSDGTTWEAVPGQPSGTNAKVPIRAAYDCHTRELYVTYADAPGPNGQSDGSVHKLAVASGTWTEVTPVKPGGSDTFGYGGVSVDARRPGTVVVSTNNRWSAVDTLYRTTNGGRTWTSLKDSAVLDVSETPFLTFGADAPKFGWWIQALAVDPYDSRHIVYGTGATLYGTRDLEHWAPQIRGLEETSVRQLISPPTGEAHLLSGLGDIGVMYHERLTASPSRGMASNPVFGTATGLAQAAAKPSYVVRTGFGDHGNGAFSHDGGRAWAPFATQPDLAKDAPGPIAVNSDGSVLLWTFVHWDGTKYPAHRSTDNGATWAEIPSFPKGATPVADPADPARFYAYDTDTGTLYASTDSGLTFTARASGLPSGDTQFELVAAPGRTGDLWLSAKANGLRRSTDGGASFTEVATCSASHTLGFGRAAEGAGYPALYMVGSTGTITAVYRSDDEAGSWVRINDDRHQWGWTGETITGDPRVYGRVYIATNGRGIQYGEPA; encoded by the coding sequence ATGCGTGCGTCTGGTCCCAGTCGTCGTGCCGTTCTCTCCGCGACCGCTGCCGCTGCCGCGGTCACCGTCGTGCCGGCCTTCCCGGCGGTCGCCGTGGCCGCCGGCTCGGCCGCCCCCTCCTACCGCTGGCGCCAGGTCGTGATCGGCGGCACCGGGTTCGTCACCGGAGTCCTCTTCCACCCCTCCGTCCGCGGGCTGGCCTACGCCCGTACCGACATCGGCGGGGCCTACCGCTGGGACGACCGGAGCGCGCGCTGGATCCCGCTCAACGACGATCTCGGGTGGGACGACTGGAACCTCCTCGGTGTCGAGGCCATGGCCGTCGACCCCGCCCACCCCGACCGCGTCTACCTCGCACTCGGCACCTACGCCCAGCCCTGGGCCGGCAACGGCGCCGTGCTGCGCTCCGAGAACCGGGGCGCCACCTGGGCGCGGACCGACCTCGCCGTGAAACTGGGCGGGAACGAGGACGGCAGGGGGACCGGGGAGCGGCTGCTCGTCGATCCCCGGGACGGCGACACCCTGTGGCTCGGCACCCGGCACGACGGGCTGCTCAAGTCCACCGACCGGGGCGCCACCTGGGCCGCGGCGAGCGGCTTCCCGGGCACGCCGAGCGGCAGCGGTCAGGGCGTCACCCTGCTCGTCGCCGCCGGGCGGGTCCTCTACGCGGGCTGGGGCGACTCCGACGGCACCTCCGCCAACCTGTACCGCACCTCCGACGGCACCACCTGGGAGGCCGTCCCCGGGCAGCCCTCCGGCACGAACGCCAAGGTGCCGATCCGGGCCGCCTACGACTGCCACACCCGCGAGCTGTACGTCACCTACGCCGACGCGCCCGGGCCCAACGGGCAGTCCGACGGCAGTGTGCACAAGCTGGCCGTCGCCTCCGGCACGTGGACCGAGGTCACACCGGTGAAGCCCGGTGGCAGCGACACCTTCGGGTACGGGGGCGTCTCCGTGGACGCCCGCCGCCCCGGCACGGTCGTCGTCTCCACCAACAACCGCTGGTCGGCCGTCGACACCCTGTACCGCACCACGAACGGCGGCCGCACCTGGACGTCCCTCAAGGACTCCGCGGTCCTCGACGTCTCCGAGACCCCCTTCCTCACCTTCGGCGCCGACGCGCCCAAGTTCGGCTGGTGGATCCAGGCACTCGCCGTCGACCCGTACGACTCCCGGCACATCGTCTACGGCACCGGGGCCACCCTCTACGGCACCCGGGACCTCGAACACTGGGCCCCGCAGATCCGGGGCCTGGAGGAGACCTCCGTGCGCCAGTTGATCTCGCCGCCCACCGGGGAGGCACACCTGCTCAGCGGCCTGGGGGACATCGGGGTGATGTACCACGAGCGGCTCACCGCCTCGCCGTCGCGCGGGATGGCCTCGAACCCCGTGTTCGGGACGGCGACGGGCCTCGCCCAGGCCGCCGCCAAGCCCTCGTACGTCGTCCGCACGGGCTTCGGCGACCACGGCAACGGCGCCTTCTCCCACGACGGCGGCAGGGCCTGGGCGCCCTTCGCGACCCAGCCGGACCTCGCCAAGGACGCCCCGGGCCCGATCGCCGTCAACAGCGACGGCAGCGTGCTGCTGTGGACCTTCGTGCACTGGGACGGCACCAAGTACCCCGCCCACCGCTCCACGGACAACGGGGCGACCTGGGCCGAGATCCCCTCCTTCCCGAAGGGCGCCACGCCGGTCGCCGACCCGGCCGACCCGGCCCGCTTCTACGCGTACGACACCGACACGGGAACGCTGTACGCCAGTACCGACAGCGGCCTCACGTTCACCGCGCGCGCGAGCGGGCTGCCCTCCGGGGACACCCAGTTCGAACTGGTCGCGGCGCCCGGACGCACCGGCGACCTGTGGCTCTCGGCCAAGGCGAACGGGCTCCGCCGCTCCACGGACGGCGGCGCGAGCTTCACCGAGGTCGCCACCTGCTCGGCCTCGCACACGCTCGGCTTCGGCAGGGCGGCCGAGGGCGCCGGCTACCCGGCGCTCTACATGGTCGGCTCCACCGGGACCATCACCGCCGTGTACCGCTCCGACGACGAGGCCGGGAGCTGGGTGCGCATCAACGACGACCGGCACCAGTGGGGCTGGACCGGCGAGACGATCACCGGTGACCCGCGCGTGTACGGCCGTGTGTACATCGCCACCAACGGCCGGGGCATCCAGTACGGGGAGCCTGCATGA